In Numidum massiliense, a single genomic region encodes these proteins:
- a CDS encoding ABC transporter substrate-binding protein, protein MTAKRLSVLLLVFVFILSTVACSSDSSDAGSSQNKGDRSKDGKVVVDFWHSMGGPTAEALESLIDEFHQSQDKIKVNLTFQGSYEEAVNKLKSVQGTDEAPAIMQLYGIGTRQMIDTGDIVPMYKFIEADNYDTSEFEENIMGYYSFEDKLYSMPFSTSNAIMFYNKDAFKEAGLDPEKPPQTYEEIAEAARQLTVKKGDSTERYGFGFMIYGWFFEQLMANQGALMVNHDNGRTGLADEAVFNGKEGLRIMTWLQDMYKEGTSGNFGRKWDDIRAAFKSGKVAIIFDSSAGIAATIDDASFKVGTAPLPYPEGMEPQGAQLGGNSHWIMAGKSEEVQQASWEVIKFLSSPESQAKWSVSTGYFPITKASYKEDVLQKNLEENPQFKTPIEQMQQTKLIPATQGAAIGTIPEMRTTIEDHIERMYDGSETAQEALDEAVKKVTKGLTHYNKTTGKGGK, encoded by the coding sequence ATGACAGCTAAACGATTAAGTGTCCTCCTATTAGTGTTCGTGTTCATCCTATCTACAGTAGCTTGCAGTTCCGACAGTTCGGATGCGGGTTCGTCGCAAAATAAGGGCGATCGTAGCAAAGATGGGAAAGTCGTCGTCGATTTTTGGCACTCGATGGGTGGACCGACAGCGGAGGCATTAGAGAGTTTAATCGACGAATTTCATCAAAGTCAGGACAAGATCAAAGTTAACTTAACGTTCCAAGGGTCGTATGAAGAAGCGGTGAATAAATTGAAATCGGTGCAAGGGACGGACGAAGCGCCGGCGATCATGCAACTGTACGGCATCGGTACGCGACAAATGATCGATACAGGCGATATCGTGCCGATGTACAAGTTTATCGAAGCCGACAACTACGATACGAGTGAGTTTGAAGAAAATATTATGGGGTACTACTCTTTTGAAGACAAGTTGTATTCGATGCCGTTCAGTACGTCTAACGCGATTATGTTTTATAACAAAGACGCGTTTAAGGAAGCAGGTTTAGACCCGGAAAAACCGCCGCAGACGTACGAGGAGATAGCTGAGGCAGCGCGCCAATTGACGGTGAAAAAAGGTGACTCCACAGAAAGGTACGGCTTCGGTTTTATGATTTACGGCTGGTTTTTTGAACAGTTAATGGCGAACCAAGGGGCGTTAATGGTCAATCACGACAACGGGCGCACCGGACTAGCTGATGAGGCGGTTTTCAACGGCAAGGAGGGTCTACGCATCATGACGTGGTTGCAAGATATGTACAAAGAGGGGACGTCGGGCAACTTCGGGCGGAAGTGGGATGACATTCGCGCCGCGTTCAAGTCCGGAAAAGTTGCGATCATTTTCGATTCGTCAGCCGGGATCGCCGCGACGATTGACGATGCGTCGTTTAAGGTAGGTACCGCGCCGCTGCCGTACCCGGAGGGGATGGAACCGCAAGGGGCGCAACTAGGCGGCAACTCACACTGGATTATGGCCGGTAAGTCGGAAGAAGTGCAGCAAGCGTCGTGGGAAGTGATCAAGTTTTTGTCTTCGCCCGAAAGTCAGGCGAAGTGGTCGGTAAGTACGGGATATTTTCCAATTACGAAAGCCTCCTACAAGGAAGACGTTTTGCAAAAGAACTTAGAGGAAAACCCGCAGTTCAAGACGCCGATTGAACAAATGCAACAGACGAAGCTCATTCCGGCGACACAAGGGGCCGCGATCGGGACGATTCCCGAAATGCGTACGACGATTGAAGATCACATTGAACGTATGTACGACGGTAGCGAGACCGCACAAGAGGCCCTCGACGAAGCGGTCAAAAAGGTGACAAAGGGACTTACGCACTACAACAAAACGACGGGAAAAGGCGGAAAATAG
- a CDS encoding LysR family transcriptional regulator, whose translation MDIRELKYFVQVAKDKNFTLAAKKLHISQPALSKTIKNLEHELDVLLFDRSDKKVKLTEVGKNFLIQSEEMIERFDSLKDSLYDKSKLKKGKVIVGLPPVIGTSIFVHVLTSFRERFPDITVQIVENGAKMVEHNLQNGTIDLGVVISPVDLTKFDYISVMEDESVLVVNSEHPLATRDHVTFAHLEDETFLILDKTFMLHYHIVDGCLAHGFRPNIFFESSQWDFLVELVAQNEGITILPRPILNRVQSQSIKIIPFRHPSITWEVGFLLNKDQYVTHVMETFIDHTLDVISSGK comes from the coding sequence ATGGATATTCGCGAACTGAAGTATTTCGTACAAGTAGCAAAGGACAAAAACTTCACATTAGCCGCCAAAAAACTTCACATCTCACAACCAGCTTTAAGTAAGACGATCAAAAACCTCGAACACGAACTGGACGTGCTACTCTTCGACCGTTCTGACAAAAAAGTTAAGCTAACGGAAGTCGGGAAAAACTTTTTGATCCAATCCGAAGAAATGATCGAACGATTCGACTCCCTTAAAGACTCGTTGTACGACAAAAGCAAACTGAAAAAGGGAAAAGTCATCGTCGGCTTACCTCCGGTAATTGGGACGAGTATTTTCGTGCACGTTCTTACATCTTTTCGCGAGCGGTTTCCGGATATTACGGTGCAAATTGTCGAAAATGGGGCGAAGATGGTCGAACACAACTTACAAAACGGCACGATCGATTTAGGGGTTGTCATTTCACCCGTCGACCTCACTAAGTTTGACTACATATCCGTGATGGAAGATGAAAGCGTGTTAGTCGTCAATAGTGAACACCCGCTGGCAACACGCGATCATGTGACGTTTGCCCATTTGGAAGATGAAACATTTCTCATTTTAGATAAGACGTTCATGCTCCATTACCACATCGTTGACGGCTGTTTGGCACACGGCTTTAGGCCGAACATTTTTTTCGAAAGCTCGCAGTGGGACTTCCTCGTCGAACTCGTGGCGCAAAACGAAGGTATAACGATCTTGCCGCGGCCGATTTTAAACCGCGTACAAAGTCAATCGATTAAGATCATTCCTTTCCGCCATCCGTCGATAACGTGGGAAGTTGGTTTTTTGTTAAACAAAGATCAATATGTCACACACGTTATGGAAACGTTTATTGACCATACGTTAGATGTCATTAGTTCTGGGAAGTGA
- a CDS encoding acyl CoA:acetate/3-ketoacid CoA transferase: protein MRARDAAHLIADGDIIGVGGFIGTGVAEEVHIAVEQRFLETGHPRNVTLFYAAGIGDGNGASKGLNHYAHEGLIRRVIGGHWGMAPRLTPLVEENKIEAYNLPQGVISQLFREGAAGHPRLISHVGLGTFVDPDLDGGKLNAVTTEDIVEKVTFDGKDYLAYKTHPIDVAILKGTTADEKGNVSLENEPLTLDVLSLAMGAKNNGGKVIVQVEKVVKNAALDPKSVKIPHVLVDAIVVVQNIENHMQTFGTPFNEAFLKSDIVVKSEQRPYPFNVRKIIARRCALNLYKSMKVINYGIGVPEVVANVLAEEGQEEHFTPTIEPGVFGGTPAGGLDFGCSVNPDAIIDEAYMFDYYDGGGVDAAFLGLAQCDQYGNVNVSKFGPKIAGCGGFINITQNVKMLVFCGTFTAGGLETHVEDGKLVIAQEGRVKKFVRDVEQITFSGAVARQNEKKVVYVTERAVFELRAEGLTLVEIAPGIDVQQHILQQMDFVPPIAPDLKQMDAVIFREGPMGLKIAHKELAM, encoded by the coding sequence ATGCGTGCCCGCGATGCAGCTCACTTAATCGCTGACGGGGATATTATCGGAGTTGGTGGGTTTATCGGGACAGGGGTAGCCGAAGAAGTCCACATCGCTGTGGAACAACGATTTTTGGAAACGGGCCACCCGCGAAATGTCACCTTGTTTTACGCAGCAGGTATCGGCGATGGCAATGGGGCATCGAAAGGATTGAACCATTATGCGCACGAGGGGTTAATTAGGCGGGTAATCGGCGGGCATTGGGGCATGGCCCCTCGCCTAACCCCGCTCGTCGAGGAGAACAAAATCGAAGCGTACAACTTACCGCAGGGCGTCATTAGCCAATTGTTTCGCGAAGGCGCTGCCGGTCATCCGCGTTTGATCTCCCATGTCGGCTTAGGCACTTTCGTCGATCCCGATCTCGATGGTGGTAAATTGAACGCCGTGACGACCGAAGATATCGTGGAAAAGGTAACCTTCGACGGAAAAGATTATTTAGCGTATAAAACGCATCCGATCGACGTGGCGATTTTAAAAGGGACGACAGCCGATGAAAAAGGCAACGTCAGCTTAGAGAACGAGCCGTTGACGTTAGACGTTTTGTCACTAGCGATGGGGGCCAAAAACAACGGCGGCAAAGTGATCGTACAAGTGGAGAAAGTCGTGAAAAACGCGGCACTCGACCCGAAGAGCGTCAAAATCCCCCATGTGTTAGTCGATGCGATCGTCGTCGTCCAGAACATCGAAAACCATATGCAAACGTTCGGCACGCCATTCAACGAGGCATTTCTTAAGAGTGACATCGTCGTCAAAAGCGAGCAGCGCCCGTATCCCTTCAACGTGCGAAAAATTATTGCGCGCCGCTGTGCCCTAAATTTGTACAAGTCGATGAAAGTGATTAACTACGGCATCGGCGTGCCGGAAGTCGTAGCGAACGTGCTCGCCGAAGAGGGACAAGAAGAGCATTTCACTCCGACGATTGAACCGGGCGTATTTGGCGGGACGCCGGCGGGGGGACTCGACTTTGGCTGCTCCGTCAATCCCGATGCGATTATCGATGAAGCGTATATGTTCGATTATTACGATGGAGGGGGGGTAGATGCCGCGTTTTTAGGGTTGGCACAGTGCGACCAGTACGGAAACGTCAACGTCTCCAAATTCGGTCCGAAAATTGCCGGGTGCGGTGGCTTTATTAACATTACCCAGAATGTAAAAATGCTCGTTTTTTGCGGCACATTTACAGCTGGCGGCTTAGAGACGCACGTAGAGGACGGCAAGCTCGTTATTGCCCAAGAAGGCCGCGTAAAAAAATTCGTCCGCGACGTGGAACAAATCACGTTTAGCGGCGCTGTAGCTAGACAGAACGAGAAGAAAGTTGTATACGTGACGGAGCGCGCCGTGTTTGAGTTGCGCGCGGAAGGACTGACATTAGTCGAGATCGCCCCGGGAATCGATGTGCAGCAACACATTTTGCAGCAAATGGACTTTGTACCCCCAATCGCACCGGACCTTAAGCAGATGGATGCCGTCATTTTCCGTGAAGGGCCGATGGGACTTAAGATTGCACATAAAGAGCTAGCGATGTAG
- a CDS encoding carbohydrate ABC transporter permease, translating to MTRKILTYALLILSALVVFGPLLYTLSISFMDGKDVHSGALLPSSLSFANYVKAASNVPLLQFLSNSFVQSSIVTIGMLVTCSLAAFAFVFIDFKGRTLIFFIVISTMMIPWEATIIPNFATIRDLGWMNTFAGLTVPKLATAFGIFLLRQYFLTIPKELYEAAQIDGCGIFRFYLSMVLPLSKPMLATLAIYSFLTTWNEYLWPLLVTNNNDVRTVQIGLKMMQAQEASTQWPTVMAAVVLVVLPTLLLLFIGQKQLQKGLTSGALKG from the coding sequence ATGACCCGGAAGATCCTTACGTACGCACTACTTATTTTGTCGGCGCTCGTCGTCTTCGGACCCCTCTTGTATACGTTATCGATTAGTTTTATGGACGGGAAAGACGTACATTCGGGAGCGCTCTTACCTTCCTCGCTGTCGTTCGCTAACTATGTCAAAGCAGCAAGCAACGTCCCACTGCTACAGTTTTTGAGCAATAGTTTCGTACAGTCGAGCATTGTAACAATCGGTATGCTCGTCACGTGTAGTTTGGCCGCGTTTGCATTCGTCTTTATCGACTTTAAAGGGAGGACGCTCATCTTTTTTATCGTCATTTCGACGATGATGATTCCGTGGGAAGCGACCATCATCCCTAACTTCGCCACGATTCGCGATTTAGGGTGGATGAATACGTTTGCCGGCCTGACGGTGCCGAAGCTGGCGACGGCGTTTGGCATTTTCCTGTTGCGGCAATATTTCTTGACGATTCCGAAGGAGCTCTACGAAGCGGCGCAAATCGATGGCTGCGGTATTTTTCGCTTTTATTTAAGCATGGTGCTGCCGTTGTCCAAACCGATGCTGGCGACGCTGGCGATCTACTCCTTCCTGACGACGTGGAACGAGTATTTGTGGCCACTGCTCGTGACGAATAACAACGATGTGCGCACGGTGCAAATTGGCTTAAAAATGATGCAGGCGCAAGAAGCGTCGACACAGTGGCCGACCGTCATGGCCGCCGTCGTCCTCGTCGTCCTACCGACGTTACTGCTCTTGTTCATCGGGCAAAAACAACTGCAAAAAGGGTTGACGTCGGGAGCGTTAAAAGGATAG
- a CDS encoding carbohydrate ABC transporter permease, with the protein MSSRKDRKNNSNNRSLKNLLTGLLFLSPALIILIVFVFYPMFRTVYLSFFLTDSKGDPVFFNGLENYTELFQSPEFLLSLQATFLFVLYTVVPTIALALFLAVLANEKLRGVQLFRVLFSSTLGVSAAAAAVIWLFIFDPSIGLLNNLFGKLGLSSIGWMTDPNWALLSISMTTIWMHLGFNFIVLLGGLQSIPEDLYESATIDGAGFFQQFRKITVPMLSPTLFFVTVVGVINAFQSFGQIDIMTKGGPAGATNLIVYSIYRDAFVNDYIGSASAQAIILFLLVLIFTLLQFKFGERKVHYQ; encoded by the coding sequence ATCAGTAGCAGAAAAGATAGAAAGAACAACAGTAACAACCGCAGTTTAAAAAACTTGTTAACCGGTTTACTCTTTTTGTCTCCAGCACTCATTATTTTAATCGTTTTTGTGTTTTATCCGATGTTTCGCACCGTCTACCTTAGTTTCTTTTTAACGGACTCGAAAGGAGATCCCGTATTTTTTAACGGGCTAGAAAACTATACGGAGCTCTTCCAATCGCCGGAATTTCTACTAAGTTTGCAGGCTACCTTCTTATTCGTCCTTTACACGGTCGTACCGACGATCGCCCTTGCCTTGTTCCTCGCCGTTTTGGCAAACGAAAAATTGCGGGGCGTCCAACTGTTTCGCGTCTTATTTTCTTCGACGTTAGGCGTGTCTGCTGCGGCTGCCGCAGTCATTTGGCTCTTTATATTCGATCCGAGTATCGGATTGCTCAACAATTTATTTGGGAAATTAGGCTTGTCTAGCATCGGTTGGATGACCGACCCGAATTGGGCGCTCCTATCGATTTCGATGACAACGATTTGGATGCACCTCGGGTTTAACTTCATCGTGTTATTGGGGGGACTGCAGAGCATTCCGGAAGATTTGTACGAAAGCGCAACAATTGACGGGGCAGGTTTTTTTCAACAGTTTCGTAAAATTACCGTACCGATGCTTTCGCCGACATTGTTTTTTGTCACAGTCGTCGGGGTGATTAACGCGTTTCAGTCATTCGGCCAGATCGATATTATGACGAAAGGTGGACCAGCTGGGGCGACAAATTTGATCGTCTACTCGATCTACCGAGACGCCTTTGTTAACGATTACATCGGGTCGGCAAGTGCGCAAGCAATTATTTTGTTCTTGCTAGTGCTTATTTTTACCTTGCTTCAGTTTAAGTTCGGCGAAAGGAAGGTGCACTATCAATAA
- a CDS encoding alpha/beta fold hydrolase, with protein MNHVQKQQFTLDRYTLENGATIPVTLGYETYGELNEDKSNVILVAHYFSASSHAAGKYSPGDAEPGYWDGLIGPGKAVDTNKYFVISTDNLANVQVKNSTVITTGPRTVNSETGNRWGMDFPTYTFRDMAGIQRQFLTQQLGINKLYAVMGASAGGFISLEWAVNYPEMVERVIGVITNPQNPVITSFNVLQHAMRAIALDPNWHDGNYEDGQEPTEGLYLAIQMMNAGAFTPELYEELYKRDSEEQRPYSDHRVKTSYEQQLYDAIKVGAAAIDASHWYYTCRATMMHDIAHGHGSLEAALAKIKAKVLMVSCTRDLLQPTIYNRRMIEIMQKRGQQAELYEFESIKGHMAGVLDTHLFSDRVAQFLW; from the coding sequence ATGAACCACGTGCAAAAACAGCAGTTTACGCTCGACCGTTACACATTGGAAAACGGTGCCACGATTCCGGTGACGTTAGGGTATGAAACTTACGGGGAGTTGAACGAAGACAAGTCAAACGTCATCTTAGTTGCCCATTACTTTAGCGCCTCTAGTCACGCCGCGGGCAAGTATTCTCCAGGGGATGCGGAGCCCGGTTATTGGGATGGGCTAATCGGACCGGGTAAGGCGGTCGATACGAACAAGTACTTCGTCATCAGTACCGATAACTTGGCCAACGTACAAGTGAAAAACTCGACTGTCATTACGACGGGACCTCGGACGGTTAATTCGGAGACGGGGAACCGATGGGGGATGGACTTTCCGACATACACCTTTCGTGACATGGCCGGTATCCAACGCCAATTTTTGACGCAGCAATTAGGGATTAACAAGCTGTATGCGGTGATGGGGGCGTCGGCAGGAGGTTTTATCTCTCTCGAATGGGCCGTCAATTATCCGGAGATGGTCGAGCGGGTGATCGGAGTGATCACCAACCCGCAAAACCCGGTCATTACGTCCTTCAATGTGTTGCAGCACGCGATGCGTGCAATTGCCCTTGACCCTAATTGGCACGACGGGAACTATGAGGACGGCCAAGAACCGACAGAAGGGCTGTACCTTGCGATCCAAATGATGAATGCCGGCGCGTTTACGCCGGAGTTGTACGAGGAACTGTACAAGCGAGACAGTGAGGAGCAAAGGCCTTATAGCGATCACCGCGTGAAAACGTCGTACGAACAACAGTTGTACGATGCGATCAAAGTTGGCGCTGCGGCAATTGACGCAAGCCATTGGTATTACACGTGTCGCGCGACGATGATGCACGACATCGCCCACGGACACGGCTCTTTAGAAGCAGCGTTAGCGAAGATTAAGGCAAAAGTGTTAATGGTTTCGTGCACGCGCGATTTGTTACAGCCGACGATTTACAACCGGCGCATGATCGAGATCATGCAAAAGCGAGGACAACAAGCTGAGCTGTACGAATTTGAGAGCATAAAAGGTCACATGGCTGGCGTACTGGACACGCATTTGTTCAGTGATCGGGTGGCGCAGTTTTTGTGGTAA